The Leptospira sp. WS39.C2 genome contains a region encoding:
- a CDS encoding pyridoxal phosphate-dependent aminotransferase has product MSVHQFHFSNRFRFLGDLEIENSIHKTKLDRIHSGKPIFELVDSNPTKMGLEFPPSVLTHIFSNLNVSVYEPIPEGMESVREEICSLYTSRGIPTNPSDFHLTSSTSEAYSFLFKLLTNPGDEVLTPNPGYPLFSFLVGLENLNETHYQLKENKTNGCFVYDAETIANSISTKTKVIVLVSPSNPTGSKTTETFWKQWESFGIQIPIIVDEVFEAYDYSGDPHCLPLNPSFPLFICHGFSKMLALPQAKLSWILNLSPKSIRGEIQKKLSFISDTYLSVNSFIQLATKEILPWRSMVQNRIRTRVMRNISICNEFVSQSQKIKKIQSPEAGWYYLFEFDVEQKDEVMVIKILNETGVSLHPGTWYGFSHNRCVFVISLITEEETLEKGLSLLQSFLK; this is encoded by the coding sequence TTGTCAGTTCACCAATTTCATTTTTCTAATCGTTTTCGTTTTTTAGGTGATCTTGAAATAGAAAATTCAATCCACAAAACAAAATTGGATCGAATTCATTCTGGAAAACCAATCTTTGAGTTAGTCGATTCCAATCCTACAAAAATGGGGTTGGAATTCCCACCATCTGTTTTAACACACATTTTTTCTAATTTGAATGTAAGTGTATATGAGCCAATCCCTGAAGGTATGGAATCTGTACGCGAAGAAATTTGTTCACTTTATACATCCCGAGGAATACCCACTAATCCTTCCGATTTTCACTTAACATCGAGTACATCAGAAGCATATTCATTTCTTTTTAAACTATTAACAAACCCTGGAGATGAAGTATTAACCCCAAATCCTGGTTATCCACTATTTAGTTTTTTAGTCGGATTAGAAAATTTAAATGAAACACATTACCAATTGAAGGAAAACAAAACGAATGGGTGTTTTGTTTATGATGCGGAAACAATCGCAAATTCGATAAGTACGAAAACAAAAGTAATCGTTTTGGTCAGTCCTTCCAATCCAACAGGTTCCAAAACTACAGAAACTTTTTGGAAACAATGGGAATCCTTCGGGATCCAAATCCCAATTATCGTGGATGAAGTTTTCGAAGCCTATGATTATTCAGGAGATCCACATTGTTTACCTTTAAATCCAAGTTTTCCACTTTTTATTTGTCATGGATTTTCAAAAATGTTAGCTCTGCCTCAGGCAAAATTATCATGGATCTTAAACTTATCTCCCAAATCCATTAGAGGAGAGATTCAAAAAAAACTAAGTTTTATTTCAGATACTTATCTTTCTGTAAACTCATTTATCCAATTAGCAACCAAAGAAATATTACCATGGAGGTCTATGGTACAAAATAGAATCCGAACTAGAGTTATGCGAAATATTTCGATTTGTAATGAGTTTGTGAGCCAATCACAAAAAATCAAAAAAATTCAATCGCCAGAAGCTGGTTGGTATTATCTATTTGAATTTGATGTAGAACAAAAAGACGAGGTGATGGTCATTAAAATTTTAAATGAAACGGGTGTTTCCTTACATCCAGGGACTTGGTATGGATTTTCGCATAACAGGTGTGTATTCGTTATTTCTTTGATTACGGAAGAAGAAACCTTAGAAAAAGGACTGAGTTTACTTCAGTCCTTTCTTAAATAA
- a CDS encoding patatin-like phospholipase family protein → MLSLGRGLEIADFMGVREQVLQTLVKIFPSYDASLAIAGGGCKAFYALGVGKTLREWGVRFTELSGVSAGAAMALCIISQTEEESVEYFEEITKRNSRNFHFSNLLRGESTFPHEDMYRRTIRFGMRFDRVLESGAKIWIHSVKAHPKEDSLKNKFRLARLISETGRAFILDDRDRSEGIPAYRTAEIIKKWNMEDVDFTEKDFVNPETIEQFILNSSSIPPIVDFQSVGNEYYLDGGLTNNMMIETFSPKAKIIGIHYEPNTIVGKDPDLLAKSYLITPSKPLPITSFDYTNPKGVRETYEMGKADALAQKNDIINYLRKD, encoded by the coding sequence ATGCTTTCGTTGGGAAGGGGATTAGAAATAGCCGATTTTATGGGCGTGCGTGAACAAGTATTACAAACATTAGTCAAAATCTTTCCTTCTTACGATGCTTCTCTTGCCATTGCTGGGGGAGGTTGTAAGGCATTTTATGCTCTTGGTGTTGGGAAAACACTGAGAGAGTGGGGAGTTCGGTTTACCGAGTTGTCTGGAGTTTCTGCGGGAGCGGCAATGGCACTTTGTATCATTTCGCAAACGGAAGAAGAATCGGTTGAATATTTTGAAGAAATTACAAAACGGAATTCTAGAAATTTTCATTTTTCCAATTTATTACGTGGGGAATCAACGTTCCCACATGAAGATATGTACAGACGTACCATTCGATTTGGTATGCGATTTGATCGAGTTTTGGAATCCGGAGCTAAAATTTGGATCCATTCAGTAAAAGCGCATCCGAAAGAAGATTCTTTAAAAAATAAATTTCGTTTAGCAAGGCTGATTTCTGAAACAGGAAGAGCTTTTATTTTAGATGATCGAGATCGTTCAGAAGGCATTCCAGCCTATCGTACTGCCGAAATCATTAAAAAATGGAATATGGAAGATGTTGATTTTACAGAAAAGGACTTTGTAAATCCTGAAACCATTGAACAGTTCATATTGAATTCATCATCCATTCCTCCAATTGTTGACTTTCAATCAGTGGGAAATGAATATTATTTAGATGGTGGACTTACTAATAATATGATGATCGAAACGTTTTCCCCAAAGGCAAAAATCATCGGAATCCATTATGAACCAAACACAATAGTTGGAAAAGATCCAGATTTACTTGCTAAATCTTATTTGATCACACCTTCTAAACCACTACCGATTACTTCATTCGATTATACGAATCCAAAAGGTGTTCGAGAAACTTATGAAATGGGTAAGGCAGATGCTTTGGCACAAAAAAATGATATTATCAATTATTTAAGAAAGGACTGA
- a CDS encoding YjgN family protein, producing MNNTRLQYHATGGQLFILFLKNMFLTVVTLGIYSFWARTNIQKFMAENLEWAGERFSFHGTGKERFIGFLKAAGVFIVLYIAIMIILWIANKIPVPYFATIIGVVLYVGVVLALVPIIIVGGRKYITSRTGYRNLRFGFDGKILEVAKIYAKGILLTIVTLGIYYPWFFAEKEAYIQSKTRYGNTNFGFSAEGKEIFFLYLKGFLLSIVTLGIYYSWFLADVQNYIWNRTSFQGKKFRSDITGGKIFVNFLIAYLIILFTLGIGFAWAVVRLTKLFIESVSLEAEVDFSTISAQPDTKANATAEGLEALAETLEAFLS from the coding sequence ATGAACAATACAAGACTACAATACCACGCCACTGGCGGACAACTCTTCATTCTATTTTTGAAGAACATGTTTCTAACAGTAGTGACTTTGGGGATCTATAGCTTTTGGGCAAGAACCAACATACAAAAGTTTATGGCAGAAAATTTGGAATGGGCTGGTGAACGTTTTTCCTTTCATGGAACTGGAAAAGAACGTTTTATCGGGTTCTTAAAAGCAGCTGGTGTTTTTATCGTATTATACATTGCGATAATGATCATCCTTTGGATCGCAAATAAAATTCCCGTTCCATACTTCGCAACAATTATAGGTGTGGTTCTATATGTCGGCGTTGTTTTGGCTCTTGTTCCGATTATCATCGTTGGAGGCCGTAAGTACATAACTTCACGCACTGGTTACAGAAACCTTAGATTTGGTTTTGATGGTAAAATCTTAGAAGTTGCAAAAATTTATGCAAAAGGGATTCTTCTAACTATCGTTACTTTAGGTATTTATTACCCTTGGTTTTTTGCAGAAAAAGAAGCTTATATCCAAAGCAAAACTCGTTATGGAAATACCAATTTTGGTTTTTCTGCAGAAGGAAAAGAAATCTTCTTTTTATATTTGAAAGGATTTTTACTTAGTATTGTGACACTCGGGATTTATTACTCTTGGTTTTTAGCAGATGTACAAAATTACATTTGGAACCGTACAAGTTTCCAAGGTAAAAAATTTAGATCTGATATCACTGGTGGAAAGATTTTTGTCAATTTTCTGATCGCTTATTTGATCATTCTCTTTACACTCGGTATTGGGTTTGCTTGGGCTGTGGTTCGTTTGACAAAACTATTCATTGAATCAGTGAGTTTAGAAGCAGAAGTTGACTTCTCAACGATTTCTGCCCAACCAGATACAAAGGCAAATGCTACCGCGGAAGGTTTGGAAGCACTTGCAGAAACTTTAGAAGCCTTCCTATCATAA